One Actinomycetota bacterium DNA segment encodes these proteins:
- the mog gene encoding molybdopterin adenylyltransferase — MNIKVAILTVSDKGFRGEREDLSGRVIVEKMTSLGAEIVHQEIVPDEFDIISQRLRYFADEIDADIVLTTGGTGLSPRDVTPEATKAVIDREVPGFAEAMRHESLKVTPHAMLSRAVSGIRKQTLIINLPGSPKAVKECLDVILPAIPHGIEIIRGRGGECAPTNAPTKIS, encoded by the coding sequence ATGAACATAAAGGTTGCCATTTTAACCGTAAGTGATAAGGGTTTTCGAGGAGAACGTGAGGATTTAAGCGGAAGAGTTATTGTCGAGAAAATGACTTCTTTGGGAGCGGAAATCGTCCATCAGGAGATAGTCCCCGATGAATTTGACATCATTTCACAAAGGTTGAGGTATTTTGCGGATGAGATCGATGCAGATATCGTACTCACCACGGGTGGTACGGGACTCTCCCCCCGGGATGTAACACCTGAGGCCACAAAAGCCGTCATCGACAGGGAAGTTCCGGGGTTTGCCGAAGCCATGCGTCATGAAAGTCTGAAAGTCACTCCTCATGCCATGCTATCCAGGGCGGTCAGTGGAATAAGAAAGCAAACTTTAATCATCAATCTTCCGGGAAGTCCAAAGGCGGTCAAGGAATGCTTAGATGTCATCTTACCTGCTATTCCCCATGGCATAGAAATCATTCGGGGAAGAGGTGGGGAGTGTGCTCCCACCAATGCTCCCACCAAAATAAGTTGA
- a CDS encoding MOSC domain-containing protein: protein MVVSVNISAKKSVRKKRVGHCKILASHGLEGDAHAGGWHRQVSLLAEESIKRMQKLGFDVGPGDFAENITTRGVDLLSLPVGARLKIGEGITLEVTQHGKTCHTKCAIYYRVKECIMPKEGIFAKVLKGGKIKIGDEIRIFKSVIQVS, encoded by the coding sequence GTGGTAGTTTCGGTTAATATCAGCGCCAAAAAGAGCGTTCGCAAGAAAAGAGTTGGGCATTGCAAAATATTGGCTTCTCATGGATTGGAAGGCGATGCTCATGCCGGCGGATGGCATCGCCAAGTGAGTTTGCTCGCTGAGGAGAGCATAAAGAGGATGCAAAAGCTCGGATTCGATGTCGGTCCCGGCGATTTTGCGGAGAATATAACCACACGAGGTGTCGATCTTTTATCACTTCCCGTGGGAGCTCGCTTAAAAATTGGAGAGGGGATAACACTGGAAGTTACCCAACACGGGAAAACATGCCATACCAAATGTGCTATCTATTATCGTGTGAAGGAGTGCATCATGCCCAAGGAGGGGATATTTGCAAAGGTACTTAAAGGCGGCAAAATAAAAATCGGAGACGAAATAAGGATTTTCAAATCCGTTATACAGGTGAGCTGA
- the moaC gene encoding cyclic pyranopterin monophosphate synthase MoaC, which translates to MKEFTHIDEHGRARMVDVSEKEPTVREAIARGRVKMSPKTLKLIKTGGIRKGDVLAVAQVAGIMAAKRTSELIPMCHPLQITAVDIDFSMNDEDSTVEVEAVVKTRDRTGVEMEALVAVSAAALTIYDMCKAVDRAITLTDIRLVKKTGGKSGTFIREGEV; encoded by the coding sequence ATGAAGGAATTTACGCACATAGATGAGCATGGGAGAGCCAGGATGGTCGATGTAAGTGAAAAGGAGCCCACCGTCCGAGAGGCCATAGCCAGGGGGCGGGTTAAGATGTCCCCAAAGACTTTGAAGCTGATCAAAACCGGTGGCATAAGGAAGGGCGATGTTCTAGCTGTGGCCCAGGTGGCGGGGATCATGGCTGCCAAGAGAACGTCGGAACTCATTCCCATGTGTCATCCTCTTCAAATTACCGCCGTGGATATCGACTTTTCCATGAATGATGAGGATTCTACCGTGGAGGTCGAAGCCGTGGTCAAGACTCGCGATAGAACCGGTGTGGAGATGGAAGCTCTCGTCGCCGTTTCCGCCGCTGCACTGACCATTTACGATATGTGCAAAGCTGTTGACAGAGCGATCACCCTGACGGATATAAGGCTGGTGAAGAAAACGGGTGGTAAATCGGGCACCTTCATTAGAGAGGGAGAGGTATGA
- the moaA gene encoding GTP 3',8-cyclase MoaA: MRPATCICGRKWGHMPELIDSYKRKIDYLRVSITDRCNLRCVYCMPKEGIKPKPHSEILTYEEIELFAKCAVKVGISRIRLTGGEPLVRRGVVDLVHRLSQISDLKDMSLTTNGILLKDYAKALVDAGLKRINISLDSLEPEVYRRLTRGGDVRKALEGMNAALEVGLDPVKINVVVLRGLNENLKKFAELILEYPVHVRFIEYMPFNQELNYEDRFVSCAEMMEKLKNFGGLEEVSSPLGAGPARYYTFKGAQGTLGFISPVSGHFCSKCNRLRLTADGRLRTCLFSEEEINVKKVLCEGSEQRIMELIREALINKPKDRMSIRKASLKRRMSQIGG; this comes from the coding sequence ATGCGACCTGCAACCTGTATCTGCGGCAGAAAGTGGGGTCATATGCCTGAGCTAATCGATTCTTATAAGCGAAAAATAGATTATTTGAGGGTATCAATAACCGATAGATGTAACTTGCGGTGCGTTTACTGTATGCCCAAGGAAGGAATTAAGCCAAAACCCCACAGCGAAATCCTCACCTACGAAGAAATTGAACTTTTTGCCAAGTGTGCCGTAAAGGTGGGTATTTCTAGGATAAGACTCACCGGTGGAGAACCCCTTGTGCGCAGGGGTGTCGTAGACTTGGTGCACCGTCTCTCTCAAATTTCGGATCTCAAGGACATGTCCTTGACCACCAATGGCATCCTGCTCAAAGATTATGCTAAGGCTCTTGTCGATGCGGGGCTAAAGCGCATCAATATCAGCCTGGATTCTTTGGAACCGGAGGTCTATCGCCGTCTAACTCGGGGAGGCGATGTCAGGAAAGCATTGGAAGGGATGAATGCCGCTCTCGAAGTGGGATTGGATCCGGTAAAGATTAATGTAGTCGTTTTGCGAGGTCTAAACGAAAATCTTAAAAAATTCGCTGAACTCATCCTTGAGTATCCGGTTCATGTAAGATTCATCGAATATATGCCCTTTAACCAGGAGCTAAATTATGAGGATAGATTCGTATCCTGTGCGGAAATGATGGAAAAGCTCAAGAATTTTGGGGGATTAGAGGAGGTGTCTTCTCCCTTGGGGGCGGGCCCTGCCAGATACTATACATTTAAAGGAGCTCAGGGAACCTTGGGTTTCATCAGTCCCGTTAGCGGTCATTTTTGTTCCAAATGCAATCGCCTTCGCCTGACTGCCGATGGCAGATTGAGAACCTGTCTCTTCTCTGAGGAAGAGATAAATGTGAAGAAAGTTCTTTGTGAGGGATCTGAGCAAAGGATAATGGAGTTAATAAGAGAAGCTCTTATTAACAAGCCCAAGGATAGGATGTCGATCCGAAAGGCGAGTTTAAAGCGTAGGATGTCTCAGATTGGAGGATGA
- a CDS encoding molybdopterin molybdotransferase MoeA: MELISPEEAKSIVLNEVKTLSPCELDILDSLGSVLAQDVVSDMDIPPFDNSAMDGFAVKASDTKGASKENPVRLKIVDYQPAGGVTKIVVTPGVAVKVMTGALIPKGADAVIRVEDTQTSGEWVYILQEVKEGQDIRLAGEDVRKGETVIRSGTVIGPSQIGILASLGKSKVMVLPHPSVAILCTGDELVEIDEPLPMGKIRDSNSYSTAAQVIACGARPVRLGIARDTVESIGAKLREALHCDVIVTTAGVSVGEHDIVKDVLEDLGAELKFWRVAQRPGMPLAFWMFKGKPVFGLPGNPGASMICFEEYVRPALLKMMGRTKLFRPEIEAVLTQDIKKKPGRMHYVRVRVERKNGEYYATSAGPQGSGILKTMSLANGLALIPKDAPLMKAGERVRVHLIDMPEDH, encoded by the coding sequence ATGGAATTGATAAGTCCGGAAGAGGCAAAGTCCATTGTTTTAAATGAGGTTAAAACACTTTCCCCATGTGAATTGGATATCCTGGATAGCTTGGGTTCCGTCCTTGCCCAAGATGTGGTATCGGATATGGATATTCCACCTTTTGATAACTCAGCAATGGATGGTTTTGCCGTTAAAGCCAGTGATACCAAAGGAGCTTCAAAGGAAAATCCCGTGAGGCTCAAAATCGTCGACTATCAGCCAGCGGGAGGGGTGACCAAGATTGTTGTAACCCCTGGCGTTGCAGTGAAGGTTATGACTGGAGCACTCATACCCAAAGGTGCAGACGCGGTGATTAGAGTGGAGGATACTCAAACTTCCGGGGAGTGGGTATATATTCTACAAGAGGTCAAAGAAGGTCAAGATATTCGCCTTGCCGGAGAGGATGTAAGAAAGGGGGAAACGGTCATAAGATCGGGTACGGTGATCGGTCCTTCCCAGATTGGAATCCTGGCCTCTTTGGGTAAAAGCAAAGTAATGGTCCTGCCCCACCCAAGTGTGGCGATTTTGTGTACTGGAGATGAACTGGTGGAGATAGATGAGCCACTTCCCATGGGTAAGATAAGGGATAGCAATAGTTATTCCACGGCTGCTCAGGTGATTGCCTGCGGAGCCAGACCCGTGAGGTTGGGCATTGCTAGAGATACCGTGGAGAGCATCGGTGCCAAGCTAAGAGAAGCTCTTCATTGCGATGTGATCGTAACAACCGCCGGAGTATCCGTGGGGGAGCACGATATAGTCAAAGATGTACTCGAGGATCTTGGTGCGGAGCTCAAGTTCTGGAGGGTAGCTCAAAGACCGGGCATGCCTCTAGCTTTTTGGATGTTTAAAGGCAAACCAGTCTTTGGATTGCCCGGAAACCCGGGAGCCTCGATGATTTGCTTTGAGGAATATGTGCGTCCCGCCCTCCTTAAGATGATGGGCAGAACAAAGCTCTTCCGCCCCGAGATTGAGGCTGTTCTAACTCAGGATATCAAAAAGAAACCCGGGAGGATGCACTACGTAAGGGTTCGTGTGGAGCGCAAGAATGGTGAGTACTATGCCACCAGCGCGGGTCCTCAAGGATCCGGGATTTTGAAGACCATGTCTTTGGCAAACGGTTTAGCCTTAATTCCAAAGGATGCACCTTTAATGAAGGCGGGAGAGAGGGTGAGGGTTCATCTGATAGATATGCCGGAAGATCACTAA
- a CDS encoding ABC transporter ATP-binding protein has protein sequence MDHPYLEVRNLIHEYDGKRVLSIENLKIYRGEIFAIIGPNGAGKSTLLRILNLLERPSHGEIIFRGMVIEPSTDKLFLRRRMVMVFQEPLLFNGTVFENVAYGLRVRKYPKMKIEERVNRLLMKFNIHHLSDRHALRLSGGEAQRVSLARALVFEPQVLFLDEPFASLDPPTKEALREDLERVIRGMKLTTVYVTHDRTEALMLADRMAVMDKGEILQIGTPEEIFNYPVNERVAGFVGVETILSGTVVSQRNGLADVVVTGGRVEVLCESSVGERVLLCIRPEEVTLQGTRDEGRDMISSARNRFLSVVKKVIPQGAIVKVRLDCGFPLVSFVTKQSVDELDIKEGQTVVASFKATAVHVIRK, from the coding sequence ATGGATCATCCGTACCTGGAGGTAAGAAACCTAATACATGAGTATGATGGCAAGCGAGTCCTGTCCATCGAGAACTTAAAGATTTATCGGGGGGAGATTTTTGCCATCATTGGTCCCAATGGTGCCGGGAAGAGCACGCTGCTTAGGATATTGAATTTGTTGGAAAGACCATCTCACGGGGAGATCATTTTCCGGGGAATGGTTATCGAACCTTCCACTGATAAGCTGTTCTTAAGGAGAAGAATGGTCATGGTCTTCCAGGAACCCCTCCTCTTCAACGGGACCGTCTTCGAAAACGTGGCCTATGGCTTGAGGGTAAGGAAGTATCCAAAAATGAAGATCGAGGAAAGGGTCAATCGACTTTTGATGAAGTTCAACATTCACCATCTATCCGATCGCCATGCCTTGAGGCTTTCCGGGGGAGAAGCGCAGAGAGTATCCCTTGCTCGAGCTTTAGTTTTTGAGCCTCAAGTCCTCTTCCTGGATGAGCCCTTCGCCTCTCTTGATCCTCCCACTAAGGAAGCACTCCGCGAGGATTTGGAGAGGGTCATAAGGGGGATGAAATTGACCACGGTTTACGTGACCCACGATCGAACGGAGGCGCTGATGCTCGCTGACCGAATGGCGGTCATGGATAAAGGTGAGATTCTCCAGATTGGAACGCCTGAGGAAATCTTCAATTATCCTGTAAATGAAAGAGTTGCGGGCTTCGTTGGGGTTGAGACCATTCTTTCGGGAACAGTTGTTTCGCAGAGAAATGGTCTAGCTGATGTTGTGGTTACTGGGGGAAGAGTGGAAGTCCTTTGCGAGTCTTCAGTGGGTGAAAGAGTCCTTCTATGTATTCGACCGGAGGAGGTGACTCTTCAAGGGACGAGGGACGAGGGGCGAGATATGATTTCAAGTGCTAGAAACAGATTCTTGAGTGTTGTAAAAAAGGTTATACCTCAGGGAGCGATCGTCAAAGTGCGTTTGGATTGTGGATTTCCCCTGGTCTCCTTCGTGACCAAACAATCTGTAGACGAGCTAGATATCAAAGAAGGTCAAACCGTTGTAGCTAGTTTCAAGGCAACAGCGGTGCATGTGATAAGAAAATAA
- a CDS encoding ABC transporter permease, whose translation MELIWEGIKKAVLLLITGDREVIQIALLSLKISGGAVLISMLLGIPLGMSLALTSFPGRRILVAAINTGMGLPPVVAGLFVCMFLWRSGPLGFFGILYTPTAMVIAQVLIAAPIVAGLTIAAIQQLDPKLRLQALSLGASRVQMLMTLIKEARLPTLAAIMAGFGGVISEVGAVMMVGGNIKGQTRVLTTATVMETRMGHFDIAIALSVILLVLAFIVNLILTDIQQKGAAPWIIRTWR comes from the coding sequence ATGGAACTAATCTGGGAAGGCATAAAAAAAGCGGTTCTACTCCTGATCACCGGAGATCGAGAGGTTATACAAATCGCTCTCCTTTCCCTAAAGATCTCAGGTGGTGCGGTTTTGATCTCCATGCTTCTGGGCATCCCGTTGGGAATGTCACTCGCCCTCACATCATTCCCAGGGAGGAGAATTTTGGTTGCCGCCATTAACACGGGCATGGGTCTTCCACCCGTGGTGGCCGGTCTCTTCGTGTGCATGTTTCTCTGGCGGAGTGGACCACTGGGATTTTTTGGAATACTCTATACCCCAACAGCTATGGTCATCGCCCAAGTACTCATCGCCGCACCAATTGTGGCTGGCCTGACGATCGCCGCCATCCAGCAGCTCGATCCGAAGTTGAGATTACAGGCTTTATCCCTGGGAGCATCTCGCGTGCAGATGCTCATGACTCTCATCAAGGAGGCTCGCCTTCCCACTTTGGCTGCGATCATGGCTGGTTTTGGCGGAGTTATCTCCGAAGTGGGAGCGGTGATGATGGTGGGAGGCAATATAAAGGGTCAAACAAGGGTCCTGACCACGGCAACGGTAATGGAGACTAGGATGGGACATTTTGATATCGCCATAGCCTTAAGTGTGATTCTTTTGGTCCTGGCCTTCATCGTAAACCTGATTCTCACAGATATCCAGCAAAAGGGAGCTGCTCCATGGATCATCCGTACCTGGAGGTAA
- a CDS encoding substrate-binding domain-containing protein, with protein sequence MLLGRWVDRLIGGWVTSLRRIDVKFKKSGMLIILMLIFFLLLGCKSEKRVLILATTTSTHDTGLLDEILPIFEKKYNARVKTIAVGTGEAIAMGERGEADVLLVHSREAEEKFVAQGYGVNRRDVMYNDFVIVGPAPDPAGIKGMDAPGALRRIVLEKALFVSRGDDSGTHKKEKKLWEKAKIRPPSDCYISTGQGMAETLRVADEKGAYTLADRGTYLSLKESINLTILVEGDRVLFNPYGVIAVNPKRFPKVNYNLATKFIKWITSVETQRIIGDFGKEKYRQPLFTPNSREWRAKTK encoded by the coding sequence ATGCTTTTAGGTCGATGGGTGGATAGGTTGATAGGCGGATGGGTGACGAGTTTGCGAAGGATTGATGTGAAGTTTAAAAAATCAGGGATGCTAATTATTTTGATGCTAATCTTCTTCCTATTATTGGGATGTAAATCGGAGAAACGGGTTTTAATCCTGGCCACTACCACTAGCACCCATGACACCGGACTTTTAGACGAAATTCTCCCCATTTTTGAGAAGAAGTACAATGCAAGGGTCAAAACCATTGCCGTGGGAACCGGTGAAGCCATTGCCATGGGCGAGAGGGGTGAGGCCGATGTCTTATTGGTACATTCCCGTGAAGCCGAGGAGAAGTTCGTCGCCCAAGGATATGGGGTAAACCGGAGAGATGTCATGTACAACGATTTTGTCATCGTTGGACCGGCTCCCGATCCCGCTGGAATTAAAGGCATGGATGCCCCTGGTGCCCTAAGACGGATCGTTCTTGAGAAAGCTCTCTTTGTTTCTCGAGGCGATGACTCTGGAACTCACAAGAAAGAGAAAAAACTCTGGGAAAAGGCTAAAATTCGACCTCCCAGCGATTGCTATATCTCGACGGGCCAGGGCATGGCTGAAACCCTCCGAGTTGCCGACGAAAAGGGAGCTTATACCCTTGCGGACAGGGGAACCTATCTTTCGCTTAAGGAAAGCATAAACCTCACCATTCTGGTCGAAGGCGACAGGGTTCTATTCAATCCCTATGGGGTGATCGCCGTAAATCCAAAGAGATTTCCCAAGGTAAACTACAATTTAGCCACGAAGTTTATTAAATGGATAACCTCGGTTGAGACCCAAAGGATCATTGGAGATTTCGGTAAGGAAAAATATAGGCAACCCTTATTTACTCCAAACTCGCGAGAGTGGCGAGCAAAGACTAAATAG
- the tatA gene encoding twin-arginine translocase TatA/TatE family subunit, with amino-acid sequence MLDGLLWTAYVFGLGPTELIIILVIVLIIFGPRKLPELGKAIGSGLRELRRASESKGEEETEKAKSKEKVEEKEESEEEK; translated from the coding sequence ATGTTAGATGGTTTGTTATGGACCGCTTATGTTTTCGGGCTCGGACCAACGGAGCTCATAATCATTCTGGTAATCGTTTTAATAATCTTTGGCCCCCGCAAGTTGCCAGAACTCGGTAAGGCCATAGGATCGGGTCTACGTGAACTCAGAAGAGCATCTGAAAGTAAGGGCGAAGAGGAAACAGAAAAGGCCAAGAGTAAAGAAAAAGTCGAGGAAAAAGAGGAGAGCGAAGAAGAGAAATAA
- the mobB gene encoding molybdopterin-guanine dinucleotide biosynthesis protein B, whose product MVGKSHSGKTTLIEKLIPELKRRGYKIATIKHDVHDFDIDHPGKDSWRHARAGADTVVISSLHKVAVIKKVDRELSLDEISGKFAGDADLIITEGYKREDKPKIEVYRSHQGELLCSSQELLAVVETEPLSPPVPELYKEVPHFDMNDVKGLADLIERELLASPSR is encoded by the coding sequence GTGGTTGGTAAATCGCATAGCGGTAAGACCACCTTGATTGAAAAACTCATTCCCGAGCTTAAAAGGCGGGGATATAAAATAGCTACCATAAAGCATGATGTCCACGATTTCGACATCGATCATCCGGGGAAGGATTCCTGGCGACATGCTCGGGCTGGAGCGGATACCGTGGTCATTTCCTCTCTTCACAAGGTGGCCGTGATAAAGAAGGTGGATCGGGAACTTTCCTTGGACGAGATCTCGGGGAAGTTTGCGGGGGATGCGGATCTCATCATCACCGAGGGGTATAAGAGGGAAGATAAACCCAAGATAGAGGTCTACCGATCTCACCAAGGTGAACTCCTATGTTCTTCCCAAGAACTACTCGCCGTGGTAGAAACCGAGCCCCTGAGCCCCCCAGTTCCCGAGCTTTATAAGGAGGTTCCACACTTCGACATGAATGATGTAAAGGGTTTAGCCGATCTCATCGAGAGGGAGCTACTGGCGAGTCCCTCAAGATAG
- the fdhD gene encoding formate dehydrogenase accessory sulfurtransferase FdhD produces the protein MTKVKKSQAALPAEKPITIFLNDEQLVTVMATPGKLRELAVGFLYAEGILKDIGDLKQTTVDQNKGIVWVETKKKTLLEKLFHKRFLTSGCGRGFTFTSLSDIKTVKIESRLKVSKDTILNLMKDMLGGAELYRQSGGIHCSALCDKDGILSFSEDIGRHNTFDKILGECFLNQIQTEDKMMFSTGRISSEMLLKAAKARIPLVVSRSSPTDLSVEIGEKLGVTIIGYVRAGKMKIYSHPERIIM, from the coding sequence ATGACCAAGGTCAAAAAGTCGCAGGCGGCACTTCCCGCGGAGAAGCCGATAACCATTTTCCTCAATGACGAGCAATTAGTCACGGTTATGGCTACGCCCGGTAAATTGAGGGAACTAGCTGTAGGTTTCCTATATGCCGAGGGAATTCTAAAGGATATAGGAGATTTGAAACAAACCACGGTTGATCAAAATAAGGGTATAGTCTGGGTGGAAACCAAAAAGAAGACATTGCTGGAAAAATTGTTCCATAAAAGGTTTTTAACCTCCGGTTGCGGAAGAGGATTCACCTTTACCAGCTTATCCGATATTAAAACGGTGAAAATAGAATCAAGGCTCAAGGTATCCAAGGACACCATCTTAAATCTGATGAAGGATATGCTTGGCGGGGCGGAACTTTATCGCCAATCAGGAGGTATCCATTGCTCGGCTTTGTGTGATAAAGATGGCATCCTTTCCTTCAGTGAGGATATCGGTCGACATAATACCTTTGACAAGATTTTGGGGGAGTGCTTCCTGAATCAAATTCAAACTGAGGACAAAATGATGTTCAGCACGGGAAGAATCTCCTCAGAGATGTTGTTAAAGGCAGCAAAGGCAAGGATACCCTTAGTTGTCTCCCGTAGTTCCCCCACCGATTTATCCGTGGAAATCGGCGAGAAGCTGGGAGTAACCATAATTGGCTATGTCAGAGCGGGAAAGATGAAAATCTATTCCCATCCCGAGAGAATAATAATGTAG
- a CDS encoding molybdenum cofactor guanylyltransferase produces MVGITGIILGGGRSSRIGKDKSFLKIGSKALFEHVLDKLSCVCGEIIVVTNTPQAYHIGNFSRDFQIIQDEIPYQGPLGGILAGLRSSQSFYNFVVACDMPFLNLGLMRFLEKETNGVDIIIPYSPKGLEPLHAIYSTNCIAPIQERLGQKDFRIISFFDDVRVKYIHVEQVKRFDPQFLSFFNVNTFQDLELARRICRKAKSRRFEGDR; encoded by the coding sequence GTGGTGGGGATCACTGGGATTATCCTGGGAGGGGGAAGAAGTTCAAGAATCGGAAAGGATAAATCGTTTCTAAAAATAGGTTCAAAGGCTCTCTTCGAGCATGTTTTGGACAAATTATCCTGCGTATGCGGGGAAATCATCGTTGTCACCAACACTCCCCAAGCTTACCACATTGGGAATTTTAGCCGGGATTTTCAGATAATTCAGGATGAAATTCCCTATCAAGGTCCCCTCGGTGGTATCCTGGCCGGTCTGCGGTCATCTCAAAGCTTCTATAATTTTGTAGTCGCCTGTGATATGCCGTTCCTGAATTTGGGATTGATGAGGTTTTTGGAGAAAGAAACGAATGGGGTAGATATTATAATACCCTATTCTCCTAAAGGGTTGGAACCACTTCATGCCATTTATTCCACTAATTGTATTGCTCCCATCCAAGAAAGGCTTGGCCAGAAAGATTTTAGAATCATTTCTTTTTTCGATGATGTTCGGGTAAAATATATACATGTAGAGCAGGTGAAAAGATTCGATCCGCAATTCCTATCCTTTTTTAATGTAAATACCTTCCAGGATTTGGAATTGGCCAGGCGCATCTGTAGGAAGGCGAAATCCAGACGATTTGAGGGAGATCGATGA